In Bacillus sp. KH172YL63, one genomic interval encodes:
- a CDS encoding glycerophosphodiester phosphodiesterase → MTFIFAHRGSAGTHPENTMEAFIEAERVKADGIELDVQLTKDGEIVVIHDETVDRTTNGKGFVKDYTLKELQKLQANYTFKSKLFKKNRVPSLREVFHWMKNNQLYCNIELKNSMIDYPGLEEKVIELIREFGFQERIIISSFNHYSIVACYRLEPSIEIAPLYSSGLFMPWIYARSLRAGAIHPNVKAVRDDMITESMNNGIAVRPYTVNKVQQMERLLDLGCSAFVTDYPERAWKLRESKKG, encoded by the coding sequence ATGACTTTCATCTTCGCACATAGGGGATCGGCAGGGACGCATCCGGAGAACACAATGGAGGCGTTCATTGAAGCTGAGAGGGTAAAGGCGGACGGAATTGAATTGGACGTCCAGCTCACGAAAGATGGAGAAATCGTGGTGATTCATGATGAAACGGTGGACAGGACGACAAACGGGAAAGGCTTCGTTAAAGATTATACGCTGAAGGAATTGCAGAAACTTCAAGCCAATTATACCTTCAAAAGCAAGTTATTCAAGAAGAACCGTGTTCCTTCATTGAGGGAAGTGTTTCATTGGATGAAGAATAATCAGCTTTACTGTAACATTGAGTTAAAAAACAGCATGATCGATTATCCGGGTCTGGAAGAAAAGGTGATTGAGCTGATCCGGGAGTTCGGCTTTCAGGAACGCATCATCATATCATCCTTTAATCATTACTCGATTGTGGCATGCTATCGTTTAGAGCCGTCCATTGAAATTGCACCCCTTTATTCTTCGGGATTGTTTATGCCCTGGATCTACGCCCGGTCATTGAGGGCAGGTGCCATTCATCCAAATGTAAAAGCTGTACGGGATGATATGATAACCGAATCGATGAATAATGGCATCGCCGTCAGGCCGTATACAGTGAACAAGGTTCAGCAGATGGAGAGGCTACTGGATTTAGGGTGTTCCGCATTTGTGACGGATTATCCTGAAAGGGCATGGAAGCTGCGGGAAAGTAAAAAAGGCTAA
- the spo0A gene encoding sporulation transcription factor Spo0A, producing the protein MKSIKVCVVDDNRELTSLLEDYIASQNDMEVVGVAHNGQDCLDLLEEVDPDVLVLDIIMPHLDGLAVLERLRERKNIPNVIMLTAFGQEDVTKKAVDLGASYFILKPFDMENLVSHIRQVSGKSNSIIKKPSSSRMNTEQKPRNLDASITSIIHEIGVPAHIKGYLYLREAISMVYNDIELLGSITKVLYPDIAKKYNTTASRVERAIRHAIEVAWSRGNIDSISSLFGYTVSMSKAKPTNSEFIAMVADKLRLEHMAS; encoded by the coding sequence GTGAAATCGATTAAAGTATGTGTTGTGGATGATAACCGTGAACTAACGTCATTATTGGAGGACTACATTGCTTCACAAAATGACATGGAAGTGGTAGGAGTAGCCCATAATGGTCAAGATTGTTTAGATTTATTGGAAGAAGTGGATCCGGACGTCCTCGTCTTGGATATCATCATGCCCCACCTGGACGGATTGGCGGTGCTTGAAAGACTCCGTGAAAGGAAAAACATCCCGAATGTGATCATGTTGACTGCCTTCGGTCAGGAAGATGTCACGAAAAAGGCGGTTGACCTTGGAGCTTCCTATTTCATCCTGAAGCCATTTGATATGGAAAACTTAGTGAGCCACATCAGACAAGTGAGCGGTAAATCAAACTCAATCATCAAAAAACCTTCCTCATCCAGAATGAATACAGAACAAAAACCGAGAAACCTTGACGCAAGCATTACAAGCATCATCCACGAAATCGGTGTACCGGCACATATCAAAGGTTATTTATATCTTCGTGAAGCCATTTCAATGGTGTATAACGATATCGAATTACTTGGCTCGATCACAAAGGTCCTTTATCCTGATATCGCAAAAAAATACAATACAACGGCCTCAAGGGTGGAAAGGGCAATCCGCCATGCCATCGAGGTAGCTTGGAGCAGAGGGAATATCGATTCAATTTCATCTTTATTCGGCTACACGGTCAGCATGTCAAAGGCTAAACCAACCAATTCCGAATTCATTGCCATGGTCGCAGACAAGCTTCGATTGGAGCACATGGCTTCCTGA
- the spoIVB gene encoding SpoIVB peptidase yields the protein MKVDWLRKCIGGILLVSLCLIGFYKPVQQYVNTPNAIRVMEGDQVALPKAASVAAMGSHTKHVQLKEGEGQLSIQGSSVGKDEVVFELAGLPVKKVDVEVLKDFKVIPGGQSIGVKLNTVGVLVVGHHLVETDAGKLSPGEKAGIEVGDMITEINGTKIEKLADVAPFVQKAGEETKSLDVVLKREQKTVKTQLLPLKEKGEKNYKLGLYIRDSAAGIGTMTFYDPESKKYGALGHVISDMDTKKPIVVENGEIVNSEVTSIQKGADGKPGEKLARFSSDRNVIGNITRNSPFGIFGKLNQTIENDLLDKPMPIALSHQVKEGPAQILTVVDGKEVEMYDIEIVSTIPQKYPATKGMVLKVTDPELLEKTGGIVQGMSGSPIIQNGKVIGAVTHVFVNDPTSGYGVHIEWMLSEAGIDIYKKDHNRAS from the coding sequence TTGAAGGTAGACTGGTTAAGAAAATGCATAGGTGGAATTCTCCTTGTTTCGCTTTGTCTTATTGGTTTTTACAAGCCTGTCCAACAATATGTAAACACACCGAACGCCATAAGAGTAATGGAAGGGGATCAAGTTGCTCTCCCTAAGGCTGCTTCCGTCGCTGCAATGGGTTCTCATACTAAACATGTTCAACTGAAAGAAGGGGAAGGTCAGCTCTCGATACAAGGGAGTTCAGTAGGTAAGGACGAAGTTGTTTTCGAACTTGCCGGCCTGCCTGTGAAAAAGGTCGATGTAGAAGTACTGAAAGATTTCAAGGTGATCCCGGGAGGTCAATCAATCGGGGTCAAGTTAAATACAGTAGGGGTATTGGTTGTAGGTCATCATCTCGTCGAGACAGATGCAGGGAAATTGTCACCCGGAGAAAAAGCCGGGATTGAAGTGGGAGATATGATTACGGAAATTAACGGGACCAAAATTGAAAAGCTTGCCGATGTTGCTCCTTTTGTTCAAAAAGCAGGAGAAGAAACAAAGTCTCTTGATGTCGTGTTAAAGCGGGAACAAAAGACGGTGAAGACACAATTGCTTCCGTTGAAAGAAAAAGGGGAAAAGAACTACAAGCTGGGCCTTTATATACGGGATTCTGCAGCAGGGATCGGGACAATGACATTTTATGATCCCGAGTCAAAAAAATACGGAGCCCTTGGCCATGTGATTTCTGATATGGATACAAAAAAGCCGATTGTCGTGGAGAATGGTGAAATCGTCAATTCAGAAGTGACTTCCATTCAAAAAGGGGCGGATGGAAAGCCTGGGGAGAAGTTGGCCCGCTTTTCATCAGACAGGAATGTCATCGGGAACATCACCCGGAACAGTCCGTTTGGCATCTTCGGAAAGCTGAATCAGACGATTGAAAATGATTTGCTGGATAAGCCGATGCCGATCGCTTTATCACACCAGGTCAAAGAGGGTCCTGCGCAAATCTTGACAGTGGTGGATGGTAAAGAAGTGGAAATGTACGATATTGAAATTGTCAGTACCATTCCCCAGAAATATCCGGCGACAAAAGGGATGGTATTAAAAGTGACGGATCCAGAGCTGCTGGAGAAAACCGGCGGAATCGTACAGGGAATGAGCGGAAGCCCGATCATCCAAAACGGCAAAGTCATCGGTGCCGTCACCCATGTGTTCGTCAATGATCCGACAAGCGGGTACGGCGTGCACATTGAATGGATGCTGAGCGAAGCCGGAATCGATATTTATAAAAAAGATCACAACCGGGCAAGCTGA